In one Streptomyces sp. T12 genomic region, the following are encoded:
- the phoU gene encoding phosphate signaling complex protein PhoU yields the protein MRDAYHEELDSIGDSLVEMARMVGSAIGRATTAILDADLKLAESVIEADQKVDDLQHDLEARAIALLARQQPVATDLRIVVTSLRMSADLERSGDLAQHVAKLTRLRYPARAIPQDLHATILEMGQLAQRLMAKAAEVIITKDVDLALQLEQDDDAMDLLHRTLFQHLMDERWKHGIETAVDVTLLGRYYERYADHAVAVAKRVVYLVTGEHADDLQADIQPEIQPVSGAEGA from the coding sequence ATGCGGGACGCGTACCACGAGGAACTGGACTCGATCGGCGACAGCCTGGTGGAGATGGCCCGGATGGTCGGGTCGGCGATCGGGCGCGCCACGACGGCGATCCTCGACGCCGATCTGAAGCTGGCCGAGAGCGTGATCGAGGCCGACCAGAAGGTCGACGACCTCCAGCACGACCTGGAGGCCCGGGCCATAGCGCTGCTGGCGCGCCAGCAGCCGGTGGCGACCGACCTGCGGATAGTCGTCACCTCGCTCCGTATGTCGGCGGACCTGGAGCGCTCGGGCGACCTCGCCCAGCACGTCGCGAAGCTCACGCGGCTGCGTTACCCCGCGCGCGCGATCCCGCAGGACCTGCACGCCACCATCCTGGAGATGGGCCAGCTCGCGCAGCGTCTGATGGCGAAGGCCGCCGAGGTGATCATCACCAAGGACGTCGATCTCGCCCTCCAGCTGGAGCAGGACGACGACGCGATGGACCTCCTGCACCGCACGCTCTTCCAGCACCTGATGGACGAGCGCTGGAAGCACGGCATCGAGACGGCGGTCGACGTGACGCTGCTCGGCCGCTACTACGAGCGGTACGCCGACCACGCGGTCGCGGTTGCGAAGCGTGTGGTGTACCTGGTGACGGGTGAGCACGCGGATGACCTGCAGGCCGACATCCAGCCGGAGATCCAGCCGGTCTCGGGTGCGGAAGGGGCGTAA
- a CDS encoding SCO4226 family nickel-binding protein, with amino-acid sequence MAQYMDVHHNMKGITADQLREAHNADLAIEKDERVHFERAWADPESGIVYCLSEAPSAEAVQRIHERAGHKADEVHPVPLSI; translated from the coding sequence ATGGCTCAGTACATGGACGTACACCACAACATGAAGGGCATCACGGCTGACCAGCTCAGGGAGGCCCACAACGCGGACCTCGCCATAGAGAAGGACGAGCGCGTGCACTTCGAGCGGGCGTGGGCCGACCCCGAGTCCGGCATCGTCTACTGCCTGTCCGAGGCCCCCTCGGCGGAGGCGGTCCAGCGCATCCACGAGCGCGCCGGGCACAAGGCCGACGAGGTCCATCCGGTTCCGCTGTCGATCTGA
- a CDS encoding SCO4226 family nickel-binding protein: MTRFMDVHHGLQGITAQQLQQGHEAAAAVEQEEGVHFEHAWADPESGTVYCLSEGPSAAAVRRAHERGGGGAPDEIHAVPLTV; the protein is encoded by the coding sequence GTGACACGCTTCATGGACGTCCACCACGGCCTGCAGGGCATCACGGCCCAACAACTGCAGCAGGGCCACGAGGCCGCCGCCGCGGTCGAGCAGGAAGAAGGAGTCCACTTCGAACACGCCTGGGCGGACCCGGAGTCCGGCACGGTGTACTGCCTCAGCGAGGGCCCTTCGGCCGCGGCAGTCCGACGTGCCCACGAACGCGGGGGCGGCGGGGCGCCGGACGAGATCCATGCCGTACCGCTGACCGTGTGA
- a CDS encoding serine protease, whose amino-acid sequence MPHDPHNAVSNEPEDVTVSLAPEQEAVLQPPSEGAQGEVLHGTGEGLEPVEGYRRPEGFPPEAWTAPTVALPDIGEASFGPPPSAQKTVHGPDDRVQITNTAVYPWRVHCYLLITARDNTLYQGTGWLVGPHTVATAGHCVYIKGSGVAGRDGWVKSIQVMPGRNGSVLPYGSVTCTSFRSVVGWTDDGDDNFDYGAIVTPSNIGSTTGWFGFGVWSDSDLLKTTGNIAGYPGDKPPGTLWYAARGVDSVTARKVYYDIDTAGGQSGSSVYRIDNGNRYGFAIHAYGGARVNSGTRFTTPVYNNYVAWKA is encoded by the coding sequence ATGCCGCACGACCCGCACAACGCCGTATCGAACGAGCCGGAGGACGTGACCGTATCGCTGGCCCCCGAGCAGGAAGCCGTCCTGCAACCGCCGTCGGAGGGCGCGCAGGGCGAGGTACTGCACGGCACGGGTGAGGGACTGGAGCCGGTCGAAGGCTATCGGCGGCCCGAGGGGTTCCCGCCCGAGGCCTGGACCGCCCCGACGGTCGCCCTGCCCGACATCGGGGAAGCGTCGTTCGGTCCGCCGCCGTCGGCGCAGAAGACGGTGCACGGCCCCGACGACCGCGTCCAGATCACCAACACCGCGGTGTACCCGTGGCGGGTGCACTGCTACCTGCTGATCACGGCCCGCGACAACACCCTCTACCAGGGCACCGGCTGGCTCGTAGGACCGCACACCGTGGCGACCGCGGGCCACTGCGTCTACATCAAGGGCAGCGGCGTGGCGGGCCGGGACGGCTGGGTGAAGAGCATCCAGGTGATGCCCGGACGCAACGGCTCCGTGCTGCCGTACGGCAGTGTCACCTGCACGAGCTTCCGCTCCGTGGTCGGCTGGACCGATGACGGCGACGACAACTTCGACTACGGCGCCATCGTCACGCCGTCCAACATCGGCTCCACCACCGGCTGGTTCGGCTTCGGCGTCTGGTCCGACTCGGACCTGCTCAAGACCACCGGCAACATCGCCGGCTATCCGGGCGACAAGCCGCCCGGGACGCTCTGGTACGCGGCCCGCGGCGTCGACTCCGTCACCGCGCGGAAGGTGTACTACGACATCGACACGGCCGGCGGCCAGAGCGGGAGCTCCGTCTACCGCATCGACAACGGCAACCGCTACGGCTTCGCCATCCACGCCTATGGCGGAGCCCGGGTGAATTCGGGTACCCGGTTCACCACACCCGTCTACAACAACTACGTGGCCTGGAAAGCGTGA
- a CDS encoding carboxypeptidase-like regulatory domain-containing protein — translation MNDSSSARAAGSAGSAGSAREITGVVHDASGVPVPGAHVLFTDGPGPLPDIAAVTDTEGRFSLTAPIPGDYALLCRADPAMGPPGMAEATVRVGGPGDDGAGAPEAAVRVELTLG, via the coding sequence ATGAACGACAGCAGTTCGGCGAGGGCTGCGGGGTCCGCAGGGTCCGCAGGGTCCGCCAGGGAGATCACCGGCGTCGTCCATGACGCCTCGGGGGTACCCGTGCCCGGCGCCCATGTCCTGTTCACCGACGGGCCCGGGCCCTTGCCGGACATCGCTGCCGTGACGGACACCGAGGGACGGTTCTCCCTCACCGCCCCGATACCGGGTGATTACGCGCTCCTGTGCCGGGCGGATCCTGCCATGGGGCCGCCCGGCATGGCCGAGGCGACGGTGCGGGTGGGGGGACCGGGCGATGACGGGGCCGGGGCTCCTGAGGCGGCGGTACGGGTCGAGCTGACGCTCGGCTGA
- a CDS encoding carboxymuconolactone decarboxylase family protein, with translation MATASETPVLDTLAAMTVDSVERCGLVPETFMLTRIAALAASDAPPISYVAHIDPAIQAGMTAEQVQDVLVAIAPVVGTARVMTAAGNIAKALGITIAVADAQAEAQGQA, from the coding sequence ATGGCCACAGCATCTGAAACCCCGGTACTGGACACCCTCGCCGCCATGACGGTCGACTCGGTCGAGCGGTGCGGGCTGGTCCCGGAGACGTTCATGCTCACCCGCATCGCCGCCCTCGCCGCTTCGGACGCCCCGCCGATCTCGTACGTCGCCCATATCGACCCTGCCATCCAGGCCGGGATGACTGCGGAGCAGGTGCAGGATGTGCTTGTTGCCATCGCGCCCGTGGTGGGTACGGCGCGCGTCATGACGGCGGCCGGGAACATCGCCAAGGCGCTTGGCATCACGATTGCGGTCGCGGATGCGCAGGCCGAGGCACAGGGGCAGGCGTAG
- a CDS encoding IS481 family transposase, with protein MSVVEQRYHAVMEVAAGVPVTQVAARYGVSRQSVHAWVRKYERSGLPGLVDRSHRPVSCPHRIAGEVEAVVCELRRRHPTWGPRRLVHELDRRGITPVPSRATIYRVLVRNGLVEPGVRKRRRSDYRRWERSAAMELWQMDIVGGILLAGGGECKMVTGIDDHSRFMVIAKVVERATARAVCRAFGEALIRFGVPEEVLTDNGKQFTARFGSGRPGETMFDRICRENGITHRLTRPQSPTTTGKIERFHQTLRRELLDGCGPFEDLAAAQAAVDAWLEDYNRMRPHQALDMAVPASRFVPRPRAEQDVLPVVLPARLDLVTPAAPPDPPPLEPAPVAWPLAEGEIGAIEVERQVPASGNLSLRGQQIWFGPALAGTTVTLRIDVNRLHVLIGGARHKTLPSKLSGRDLKALLASGDARPAGPWPDDPGPADDSPKAVEVDRTVNAVGYVGLGGDKVLIGWPFAGQRVTLRLDGRILQVLDEQRVLKATLPSPLPPSACSRLQGGRPAGPPPLLPPPGEQIAERTVSSTGGFVVAGQRIQLGRGHARQIVTAHLDETSIRIFQGTELITTVPRVTRKEVVVRNSGEHNRRKIV; from the coding sequence TTGAGCGTGGTCGAGCAGCGGTATCACGCGGTGATGGAGGTTGCCGCGGGGGTTCCGGTCACTCAAGTCGCGGCCAGGTATGGGGTGTCGAGACAGTCGGTGCATGCCTGGGTACGCAAGTACGAGCGGTCGGGCCTGCCGGGCCTGGTGGACCGTTCGCACCGTCCGGTCTCGTGTCCGCACCGGATCGCCGGGGAGGTGGAGGCGGTGGTGTGTGAGCTGCGGCGCCGGCATCCCACCTGGGGTCCGCGCCGCCTGGTGCACGAGCTGGACCGCAGGGGCATCACACCGGTCCCCTCCAGGGCGACCATCTACCGGGTCCTGGTCCGCAACGGCCTGGTCGAGCCCGGGGTCCGCAAGCGGCGCCGGTCGGATTACCGCAGGTGGGAACGGTCTGCGGCGATGGAACTGTGGCAGATGGACATTGTCGGCGGCATCCTGCTCGCGGGCGGCGGCGAGTGCAAGATGGTCACCGGGATCGACGACCACTCACGGTTCATGGTGATCGCCAAGGTGGTCGAGCGGGCCACCGCCCGCGCGGTCTGTCGGGCCTTCGGGGAAGCGCTGATCCGGTTCGGAGTGCCTGAGGAGGTGCTGACGGACAACGGCAAGCAGTTCACCGCCCGGTTCGGCTCCGGACGGCCCGGGGAGACGATGTTCGACCGGATCTGCCGGGAGAACGGCATCACCCACCGGCTCACCCGACCGCAGTCCCCGACCACCACCGGGAAGATCGAGCGGTTTCACCAGACACTCAGACGCGAACTCCTCGACGGCTGCGGCCCGTTCGAAGACCTCGCGGCCGCGCAGGCGGCGGTGGATGCCTGGCTGGAGGACTACAACCGGATGCGGCCGCACCAGGCCCTGGACATGGCCGTCCCGGCGAGCCGGTTCGTCCCCCGGCCGCGGGCCGAGCAGGACGTGTTGCCGGTGGTCCTGCCCGCCCGCCTCGACCTGGTCACTCCTGCGGCTCCGCCGGATCCGCCGCCGCTTGAACCGGCGCCGGTGGCCTGGCCGTTGGCCGAGGGCGAGATCGGTGCGATCGAGGTGGAGCGGCAGGTTCCTGCTTCGGGGAATCTGAGCCTGCGCGGGCAGCAGATCTGGTTCGGTCCGGCCCTCGCCGGCACCACGGTCACGTTGCGCATCGACGTGAACCGGCTGCATGTGCTGATCGGCGGGGCACGGCACAAGACGCTGCCCTCGAAACTGTCCGGCCGGGACCTCAAAGCCCTGCTGGCCAGCGGCGATGCCCGTCCAGCCGGACCCTGGCCCGATGATCCCGGCCCGGCCGACGACTCCCCGAAGGCGGTGGAGGTCGATCGCACCGTCAACGCGGTCGGCTACGTCGGCCTGGGCGGCGACAAGGTCCTCATCGGCTGGCCGTTCGCCGGACAACGAGTCACCCTGCGGCTCGACGGACGGATCCTTCAGGTCCTCGACGAACAGCGGGTCCTCAAGGCCACCCTGCCCAGCCCGCTGCCGCCGTCGGCCTGCAGTCGTCTGCAGGGCGGCCGTCCGGCCGGCCCTCCACCGCTGCTGCCACCGCCCGGCGAGCAGATCGCCGAGCGCACCGTCAGCAGCACCGGCGGCTTCGTGGTCGCCGGACAACGCATCCAGCTCGGCCGCGGCCATGCCCGCCAGATTGTCACCGCCCACCTGGACGAGACCAGCATCCGCATCTTCCAGGGAACCGAGCTGATCACCACCGTTCCCCGCGTCACCAGGAAGGAGGTGGTGGTCCGCAACTCCGGCGAACACAATCGCCGAAAGATCGTCTAG